The following are from one region of the Bactrocera oleae isolate idBacOlea1 chromosome 6, idBacOlea1, whole genome shotgun sequence genome:
- the LOC106624353 gene encoding pyridoxal phosphate phosphatase PHOSPHO2 has translation MPSRQLIIFDFDETIISVNSMRQLFQFIPNYRRPHIYDTQKKGWIDYTNKAFKELHSMGYPANTMCKFIRAVPPVPGMVKLIQYLWKSCEPTYDLILISDGYRIIIVDWLEQHGIFQCFTGIYCNPSEINDCGEVTVSGYHCAECPYSPQNLCKRCVMKEFILMQKALNINYDRVAYIGNGSGDFCPTLGLGSSDLVCARKYDILTEKIQQNRKKLKIKPEIYLWVSGYDLIAKLAQNKDTGNFRKLSKQTPSTKA, from the coding sequence ATGCCTTCACGCCAGTTAATTATTTTCGACTTCGATGAGACCATCATTAGCGTAAACTCCATGCGTCAACTCTTCCAATTCATACCGAATTACCGGCGACCTCATATCTACGACACGCAGAAAAAGGGTTGGATTGATTATACCAACAAAGCATTTAAGGAACTCCATTCAATGGGCTACCCTGCGAATACAATGTGCAAATTTATACGCGCCGTACCGCCCGTACCCGGAATGGTAAAGCTGATACAGTATCTGTGGAAGTCATGCGAACCCACTTATGACTTGATCTTGATCAGTGATGGCTATCGTATTATAATCGTCGATTGGCTGGAACAACATGGAATTTTCCAATGTTTCACTGGCATTTATTGCAATCCTTCAGAGATCAATGATTGCGGAGAGGTGACTGTAAGTGGTTATCACTGCGCTGAATGTCCATACAGCCCACAGAACCTGTGCAAGCGGTGTGTAATGAAGGAATTCATTTTAATGCAGAAAGCTCTGAATATAAACTACGATCGTGTAGCGTACATCGGTAATGGTAGCGGGGACTTCTGCCCTACATTGGGTTTGGGATCCAGTGATCTTGTGTGCGCTCGCAAATACGATATCCTGACCgagaaaattcaacaaaatcgCAAAAAACTAAAGATAAAACCGGAAATTTATCTATGGGTTAGTGGATATGACTTAATTGCCAAGTTGGCGCAAAATAAAGACACTGgcaattttagaaaattaagtaaacaaacCCCTTCTACTAAAGCTTAG